The Streptococcus sp. VT 162 genome has a window encoding:
- a CDS encoding Holliday junction endonuclease has translation MVNYPHKISSQKRQAPLSQTKNFANRGMSFEKMINATNDYYLSHGLAVIHKKPTPIQIVRVDYPQRSRAKIVEAYFRQASTTDYSGVYDGYYIDFEAKETRQKHAIPMKNFHLHQIQHMEQVLAQQGICFVLLHFSSQQETYLLPAIDLIRFYHQDKGQKSMPLGYIRENGYRIEPGAFPQIPYLDIIKEHLLGGKTR, from the coding sequence ATGGTCAACTATCCACATAAAATTTCATCTCAAAAGAGACAAGCACCCCTGTCACAAACTAAAAATTTCGCAAATCGGGGAATGTCTTTTGAAAAGATGATCAATGCTACGAACGACTACTATTTGTCGCATGGGTTAGCTGTTATTCACAAGAAGCCGACTCCCATCCAAATCGTACGTGTCGACTATCCCCAACGAAGTCGTGCCAAGATCGTTGAAGCCTACTTTAGACAAGCCTCAACTACTGACTATTCAGGGGTTTATGATGGATACTACATCGACTTTGAAGCAAAGGAAACCAGGCAAAAACATGCGATACCGATGAAGAATTTTCATCTCCATCAGATCCAGCATATGGAACAAGTCCTTGCCCAGCAAGGAATCTGCTTTGTACTCCTTCACTTTTCTTCTCAGCAAGAAACCTACTTATTACCGGCTATTGACCTCATCCGTTTCTATCATCAAGATAAGGGACAGAAGTCAATGCCACTTGGATATATTCGAGAAAATGGATATAGGATTGAGCCTGGGGCCTTTCCTCAAATTCCCTACCTCGACATTATCAAAGAACATTTACTAGGTGGTAAAACAAGATGA
- a CDS encoding penicillin-binding protein, giving the protein MNKQTFLRIAKYVSISLLTVFIAAVMLGGGLFLYYVSKAPELSESKLVATTSSKIYDSNDELIADLGSERRVNAQANEIPTDLVNAIVSIEDHRFFNHRGIDTIRILGATLRNLRGGGGLQGASTLTQQLIKLTYFSTSTSDQTLSRKAQEAWLAVQLEQKATKQEILTYYINKVYMSNGNYGMQTAAQSYYGKDLKDLSIPQLALLAGMPQAPNQYDPYSHPEAAQERRNLVLSEMKGQGYISAEQYEKAINTPITDGLQSLKSANSYPPYMDNYLKEVIDQVEQETGYNLLTTGMDVYTNVDPKVQQHLWDIYNTDEYVNYPDDEMQVASTIVDVTNGKVIAQLGSRHQSSNVSFGINQAVETNRDWGSTMKPITDYAPALEYDIYDSTASIVHDVPYNYPGTDTPVYNWDRSYFGNITIQYALQQSRNVTAVETLNKVGLDRAKTFLNGIGIDYPDMHYANAISSNTTESNKKYGASSEKMAAAYAAFANGGIYHKPMYINKIVFSDGSSKEYADPGTRAMKETTAYMMTEMMKTVLAYGTGRGAYLPWLPQAGKTGTSNYTDDEIENYIKNTGYVAPDEMFVGYTRKYSMAVWTGYSNRLTPIVGDGFYVAAKVYRSMMTYLSEDNNPGDWTMPEGLYRSGEFVFKNGARSAWTAPAPQQAPTPESSSSTSESSTSQSSSSTPSTNNSANNNTNSQQPNTTPGQQNQNQNQNPQPAQP; this is encoded by the coding sequence ATGAACAAACAAACTTTTCTGCGAATAGCTAAGTATGTCAGTATCAGTCTCTTAACTGTATTTATCGCAGCTGTAATGCTTGGTGGAGGTCTCTTCCTCTACTATGTTAGCAAGGCTCCCGAACTTTCTGAAAGTAAACTAGTCGCTACAACGTCAAGTAAGATCTATGATAGCAATGACGAGCTTATCGCTGATCTTGGTTCGGAACGTCGGGTCAATGCCCAAGCAAACGAAATACCGACCGATTTGGTCAACGCTATTGTTTCGATTGAGGACCATCGCTTCTTTAATCACCGAGGAATTGACACGATCCGTATCCTAGGTGCTACCCTCCGAAACCTTCGTGGTGGTGGAGGTCTGCAAGGAGCTTCAACCTTGACGCAGCAGTTGATTAAGTTAACTTATTTTTCTACGTCAACTTCTGATCAAACCCTTTCTCGTAAGGCTCAGGAAGCTTGGTTAGCCGTTCAGCTAGAACAAAAAGCGACTAAACAAGAGATCTTGACCTACTACATCAACAAGGTTTACATGTCAAACGGTAACTACGGAATGCAGACAGCTGCCCAAAGTTACTATGGCAAGGATCTCAAAGATTTAAGTATTCCTCAATTGGCTCTCCTTGCTGGTATGCCTCAGGCTCCAAACCAGTATGATCCATACTCGCATCCAGAAGCTGCTCAAGAACGTCGTAATCTCGTCCTCTCTGAGATGAAGGGACAAGGTTACATTTCAGCTGAGCAATATGAAAAAGCGATTAATACTCCGATTACAGATGGACTTCAAAGTCTAAAATCGGCTAATAGTTATCCTCCATACATGGACAACTATCTCAAAGAGGTAATCGATCAAGTCGAACAAGAAACAGGCTACAATCTCTTAACGACTGGTATGGACGTCTATACCAACGTTGATCCTAAAGTTCAACAACATCTCTGGGATATCTACAATACCGACGAGTATGTCAACTATCCAGATGATGAAATGCAAGTAGCTTCAACGATTGTGGATGTGACAAACGGGAAAGTCATTGCTCAGTTAGGTTCTCGTCACCAATCAAGCAATGTTTCCTTCGGAATCAACCAAGCTGTTGAAACCAACCGTGACTGGGGTTCTACCATGAAGCCGATCACAGACTATGCTCCTGCCTTGGAGTATGACATCTACGACTCAACTGCTTCGATTGTACATGATGTTCCATACAACTATCCTGGAACAGATACCCCTGTTTACAACTGGGATAGAAGTTATTTTGGAAACATCACCATCCAATATGCGCTCCAACAATCACGTAACGTTACAGCCGTAGAAACCTTGAACAAAGTCGGTTTGGATAGAGCCAAGACCTTCCTAAATGGAATCGGTATTGACTATCCAGATATGCACTATGCCAACGCGATTTCAAGTAATACGACTGAGTCAAACAAAAAGTACGGAGCAAGTAGTGAGAAAATGGCTGCTGCTTACGCTGCTTTTGCTAACGGTGGTATCTACCATAAACCAATGTATATCAACAAAATCGTCTTTAGCGATGGTAGCTCAAAAGAATACGCTGATCCTGGTACTCGTGCCATGAAAGAGACGACCGCCTATATGATGACAGAAATGATGAAGACTGTCTTGGCATACGGAACGGGTCGTGGTGCTTATCTCCCTTGGCTACCTCAAGCTGGTAAGACTGGTACATCAAACTATACAGATGATGAAATTGAAAACTACATCAAAAATACTGGTTATGTAGCTCCAGACGAAATGTTTGTTGGTTATACTCGCAAATATTCAATGGCTGTGTGGACAGGTTACTCAAACCGCCTTACTCCTATCGTTGGTGATGGCTTCTATGTTGCAGCTAAGGTTTACCGTTCAATGATGACTTATCTGTCTGAGGATAACAACCCTGGCGACTGGACTATGCCAGAAGGTCTCTATCGAAGTGGTGAGTTCGTCTTTAAAAACGGTGCTCGTTCTGCATGGACTGCTCCTGCTCCGCAACAGGCTCCAACACCTGAAAGTTCGAGCTCGACATCAGAAAGTTCAACTTCACAGTCAAGCTCATCTACTCCAAGCACGAATAATAGTGCAAACAATAATACCAATAGCCAGCAACCAAATACAACGCCTGGTCAACAAAACCAGAACCAAAATCAGAATCCTCAACCAGCACAACCATAA
- a CDS encoding 6-phosphogluconate dehydrogenase — translation MTKANFGVVGMAVMGRNLALNIESRGYTVAIYNRSKEKTEDVIACHPEKNFVPSYDVESFVNSIEKPRRIMLMVQAGPGTDATIQALLPHLDKGDILIDGGNTFYKDTIRRNEELANSGINFIGTGVSGGEKGALEGPSIMPGGQKEAYELVADVLEEISAKAPEDGKPCVTYIGPDGAGHYVKMVHNGIEYGDMQLIAESYDLMQHLLGLSAEDMAEIFTEWNKGELDSYLIEITADILSRKDDEGQDGPIVDYILDAAGNKGTGKWTSQSSLDLGVPLSLITESVFARYISTYKEERVHASKVLPKPAAFKFEGDKAELIEKIRQALYFSKIISYAQGFAQLRVASKENNWNLPFADIASIWRDGCIIRSRFLQKITDAYNRDADLANLLLDEYFLDVTAKYQQAVRDIVALAVQAGVPVPTFSAAITYFDSYRSADLPANLIQAQRDYFGAHTYQRKDKEGTFHYSWYDEK, via the coding sequence ATGACAAAAGCTAACTTTGGTGTCGTTGGTATGGCCGTAATGGGTCGTAACCTTGCCCTAAATATCGAATCTCGTGGTTATACAGTTGCCATTTACAACCGTAGTAAAGAAAAAACAGAAGACGTAATCGCTTGCCATCCCGAAAAGAATTTTGTGCCAAGCTATGACGTGGAAAGCTTTGTAAACTCAATCGAAAAACCTCGTCGTATCATGTTGATGGTTCAAGCTGGACCTGGTACAGATGCAACTATCCAAGCTCTTCTTCCCCACCTTGACAAGGGAGATATTTTGATTGACGGAGGAAACACTTTCTACAAAGATACCATCCGTCGCAATGAAGAATTGGCAAACTCAGGCATCAACTTTATCGGTACAGGGGTTTCTGGTGGTGAAAAAGGTGCCCTTGAAGGTCCTTCTATCATGCCAGGTGGACAAAAAGAAGCCTACGAATTGGTTGCTGATGTTCTTGAAGAAATCTCAGCTAAAGCACCAGAAGATGGCAAACCATGTGTGACTTACATCGGTCCTGATGGAGCTGGTCACTATGTGAAAATGGTCCACAACGGTATCGAGTATGGTGACATGCAATTGATCGCAGAAAGCTATGACCTCATGCAACACTTGCTTGGCCTTTCTGCAGAAGACATGGCTGAAATCTTTACTGAGTGGAACAAGGGTGAATTGGACAGCTACTTGATCGAAATCACAGCTGATATCTTGAGCCGTAAAGATGATGAAGGTCAAGATGGACCAATCGTAGACTACATCCTGGATGCTGCAGGAAACAAGGGAACTGGTAAATGGACTAGCCAATCATCTCTTGACCTTGGTGTGCCGTTGTCACTTATCACTGAGTCAGTATTTGCACGTTACATCTCTACATACAAAGAAGAGCGTGTACATGCTAGCAAGGTCCTTCCAAAACCAGCTGCCTTCAAATTTGAAGGTGACAAGGCTGAGTTGATCGAAAAAATCCGTCAAGCCCTTTACTTCTCAAAAATTATCTCTTACGCACAAGGTTTCGCACAATTGCGTGTAGCTTCTAAAGAAAATAACTGGAACTTGCCATTTGCGGACATCGCATCTATCTGGCGTGATGGCTGTATCATCCGTTCTCGTTTCTTGCAAAAGATCACAGATGCTTACAACCGCGATGCTGATCTTGCAAACCTTCTCTTGGATGAGTACTTCTTGGATGTTACTGCTAAGTACCAACAAGCAGTGCGTGATATCGTAGCTCTTGCTGTTCAAGCTGGTGTACCAGTGCCAACCTTCTCAGCAGCTATTACTTACTTTGATAGCTACCGTTCAGCTGACCTTCCTGCTAACTTGATCCAAGCGCAACGTGACTACTTTGGTGCCCACACTTACCAACGTAAAGACAAAGAAGGAACATTCCACTACTCTTGGTATGACGAAAAATAA
- a CDS encoding Holliday junction resolvase, whose amino-acid sequence MSKKRRDRHKKGHQEPQFDFDEAKDLTVGQVIRKNEEVEAGVLPEDSILDKYIKQHREEIEADKFETRQFKKEELASTQNLEEMIQEVRESSEPSDQVDNSDMVAEESIEEIENDETTQFVPPLQDEENAEIEPLVLTETEPKEINEEQEEETYTPLSRSAQTEPETGSKKKGVIIIASVVAAILVLAGTYYVYRQVSRSNQEIQSSQAASSDDQGTQTALKDFNDLYDTFYTDANKTALKNSQFDKLSQLKTLLDKLEGSRDYTLAKSRYDSLATQIKAIQDVNALFESPAITDGVLDTNAKAKADAKFTEIKTGNTELDKLLDKAISLGKSQQTSASSSSSSSSTSQASSSSATESNASSTTPSTSTTAPARDTNGGLSGDGVNLQRSASRVPYNQSAVDDSNNPAWTFADGVLEQVLATSRARGYITGNQYILERVNIVNGNGYYNLYKPDGTYLFTLNCKTGYFVGNGSGHADDLDY is encoded by the coding sequence ATGAGTAAGAAAAGACGTGATCGTCATAAAAAAGGACATCAAGAACCACAATTCGACTTTGATGAAGCAAAAGACTTGACTGTTGGTCAAGTCATTCGTAAGAATGAAGAGGTCGAAGCAGGAGTATTGCCTGAGGACAGTATCTTAGACAAATACATCAAACAGCACCGTGAAGAAATCGAAGCCGACAAGTTTGAAACTCGTCAGTTTAAAAAAGAAGAGCTAGCTTCTACTCAAAACCTAGAGGAAATGATCCAAGAAGTTCGTGAATCAAGTGAACCTTCTGATCAGGTAGACAATTCAGACATGGTTGCTGAGGAATCTATTGAAGAGATAGAAAATGATGAGACTACTCAGTTTGTTCCCCCACTTCAAGATGAAGAAAATGCTGAAATAGAGCCTCTCGTTTTAACAGAAACAGAGCCCAAGGAAATAAATGAGGAACAAGAAGAGGAGACCTATACACCTCTATCACGTTCGGCTCAAACAGAACCTGAAACAGGCTCTAAGAAGAAAGGTGTCATCATCATTGCTTCGGTAGTAGCTGCAATCCTTGTGCTTGCTGGAACATATTATGTCTACCGTCAAGTGTCTCGTTCAAACCAAGAAATCCAGTCTTCTCAAGCAGCCTCTTCGGATGATCAAGGGACACAAACAGCTTTGAAAGACTTCAATGATCTCTATGATACTTTCTATACAGATGCTAATAAGACAGCTCTGAAAAACAGCCAGTTTGATAAATTGAGCCAACTGAAAACCTTGCTAGATAAGTTAGAAGGTAGCCGTGATTATACACTAGCTAAGTCAAGATATGATAGCCTAGCAACTCAAATCAAGGCCATTCAAGATGTTAATGCCCTCTTTGAAAGCCCAGCAATCACTGATGGTGTCTTGGATACCAATGCGAAAGCCAAGGCAGACGCTAAATTTACAGAAATCAAGACAGGGAACACAGAACTAGACAAACTCTTGGATAAGGCCATTAGTCTTGGTAAGAGTCAACAAACCAGTGCTTCCAGCTCAAGTTCGAGCTCTAGCACGAGTCAAGCAAGCTCAAGTTCAGCTACAGAAAGCAATGCGAGCAGCACTACACCTTCAACTAGCACTACGGCACCAGCTAGAGACACAAATGGTGGTTTGTCTGGCGATGGGGTTAATCTTCAAAGAAGTGCTAGTCGTGTACCCTACAACCAATCAGCTGTAGACGATAGCAACAACCCTGCTTGGACGTTTGCGGATGGTGTATTGGAACAAGTTCTAGCAACATCACGTGCTCGTGGCTATATCACTGGAAATCAATACATCCTAGAACGTGTCAATATTGTAAACGGAAATGGTTATTACAACCTCTATAAACCAGATGGAACCTATCTCTTCACCCTCAACTGTAAGACGGGTTACTTTGTAGGGAATGGTTCTGGTCATGCTGATGACTTGGACTACTAA
- a CDS encoding cell division protein GpsB — translation MASIIFSAKDIFEQEFGREVRGYSKAEVDEFLDDVIKDYETYAALVKSLRQEIADLKEELSHKPQVAPTQPDSIEVTASTSMTNFDILKRLNRLEKEVFGKQILDNQDL, via the coding sequence ATGGCAAGTATTATATTTTCAGCGAAAGATATTTTTGAACAAGAATTTGGACGTGAAGTACGTGGATACAGCAAAGCAGAGGTAGACGAATTCCTAGACGATGTGATTAAGGATTATGAAACCTACGCAGCTTTGGTCAAATCCCTTCGTCAAGAGATTGCTGATTTGAAAGAAGAATTATCTCATAAACCACAGGTAGCGCCAACTCAACCAGACTCTATTGAAGTAACAGCTTCTACTTCAATGACAAACTTTGATATTTTGAAACGCTTAAATCGTCTCGAAAAAGAAGTATTTGGTAAGCAAATCTTAGACAACCAAGATTTATAA
- a CDS encoding transcriptional regulator, with amino-acid sequence MGKRILLLEKERNLAHFLSLELQKEQYRVDLVEEGQKALSMALQTDYDLILLNARLGDMTAQDFAERLSRTKPASVIMVLDHREELQDQIETIQRFAVSYIYKPVIIDNLVARISAIFRGRDFIDQHCSQMKVPTSYRNLRMDVEHHTVYRGEEMIALTRREYDLLATLMGSKKVLTREQLLESVWKYESATETNIVDVYIRYLRSKLDVKGQKSYIKTVRGVGYTMQE; translated from the coding sequence ATGGGGAAACGGATTTTATTACTTGAGAAAGAACGAAATCTCGCTCATTTTCTCAGTCTGGAACTCCAAAAAGAGCAATACCGTGTTGATCTGGTCGAGGAGGGGCAAAAAGCCCTCTCCATGGCTCTCCAGACAGATTATGACTTGATTTTACTGAATGCTCGTCTGGGGGATATGACGGCCCAGGATTTTGCAGAGAGGCTGAGTCGAACAAAACCAGCCTCAGTGATTATGGTCTTGGACCATCGCGAAGAATTGCAAGACCAGATTGAGACAATCCAGCGCTTCGCCGTTTCTTACATCTATAAGCCAGTGATTATTGATAATCTAGTAGCTCGTATTTCAGCGATTTTCCGAGGTCGGGACTTCATTGACCAACACTGTAGTCAGATGAAGGTTCCAACGTCTTACCGCAACCTACGTATGGATGTAGAACATCATACCGTTTATCGTGGCGAGGAGATGATTGCTCTGACGCGCCGTGAGTATGACCTCTTGGCTACTCTCATGGGAAGCAAGAAGGTCTTGACTCGTGAGCAGTTGTTGGAAAGTGTTTGGAAGTACGAAAGTGCGACAGAAACCAATATCGTGGATGTTTATATCCGTTATCTACGTAGCAAGCTTGACGTAAAAGGTCAAAAAAGCTACATTAAAACCGTGCGTGGTGTTGGTTACACCATGCAAGAATAG
- a CDS encoding N-6 DNA methylase yields the protein MKEQFNLIATAAAGLESVVGREVRDLGYDCQVENGRVRFQGDVKAIIETNLWLRAADRIKIVVGSFPAKTFEELFQGVFALDWENYLPLGARFPISKAKCVKSKLHNEPSVQAISKKAVVKKLQKHYARPEGVPLMETGPEFKIEVSILKDVATVMIDTTGSSLFKRGYRTEKGGAPIKENMAAAILQLSNWYPDKPLIDPTCGSGTFCIEAAMIARKMAPGLRRSFAFEEWNWVSDRLIQEVRTEAAKKIDRELELDIMGCDIDARMVEIAKANAQAAGVAGDITFKQMRVQDLRTDKINGVIISNPPYGERLSDDAGVTKLYAEMGQVFAPLKTWSKFILTSDEAFESKYGSPADKKRKLYNGTLKVDLYQYFGQRVKRQEVK from the coding sequence ATGAAAGAACAATTTAATTTAATCGCAACTGCTGCGGCGGGTCTTGAGTCTGTCGTTGGACGTGAGGTGCGAGACCTTGGTTATGATTGCCAGGTTGAAAATGGGCGTGTCCGCTTCCAAGGAGATGTGAAGGCAATCATTGAGACCAATCTTTGGCTTCGTGCAGCGGATCGCATCAAGATTGTAGTCGGAAGTTTTCCAGCTAAGACTTTTGAAGAGCTTTTTCAAGGTGTTTTTGCTCTAGATTGGGAAAACTATCTCCCGCTAGGAGCACGTTTCCCGATATCAAAGGCAAAATGTGTCAAGTCTAAACTCCACAACGAGCCCAGTGTTCAGGCTATTTCTAAGAAGGCTGTTGTGAAGAAATTACAAAAACACTATGCCCGTCCAGAAGGAGTTCCCTTGATGGAAACTGGTCCCGAGTTTAAGATTGAGGTATCTATCCTGAAAGATGTGGCAACTGTCATGATTGACACGACAGGTTCTAGCCTTTTTAAACGTGGTTATCGTACGGAAAAGGGTGGAGCGCCTATCAAGGAAAATATGGCCGCAGCCATTTTGCAACTATCTAACTGGTATCCGGACAAGCCCTTGATTGATCCGACCTGTGGGTCAGGAACTTTCTGTATCGAGGCGGCTATGATTGCCAGAAAGATGGCGCCAGGACTTCGACGTTCCTTTGCATTTGAGGAATGGAACTGGGTCAGCGATCGGTTAATCCAGGAAGTTCGCACAGAGGCGGCTAAGAAAATTGATCGTGAACTGGAACTGGACATTATGGGCTGTGATATAGATGCTCGCATGGTGGAAATTGCCAAGGCAAATGCTCAAGCAGCAGGTGTCGCAGGTGATATCACCTTTAAGCAAATGCGGGTACAGGACTTGCGCACTGACAAGATTAATGGCGTTATCATTTCCAATCCACCATATGGGGAACGTTTGTCTGATGATGCAGGAGTTACCAAGCTCTATGCTGAGATGGGACAAGTCTTTGCACCACTGAAAACGTGGAGTAAGTTTATCCTGACGAGTGACGAAGCTTTTGAAAGCAAGTACGGAAGTCCAGCTGACAAAAAACGAAAACTCTATAACGGGACCTTAAAAGTGGATTTGTATCAATACTTTGGTCAGCGTGTCAAACGCCAAGAGGTAAAATAG